One genomic segment of Desmodus rotundus isolate HL8 chromosome 5, HLdesRot8A.1, whole genome shotgun sequence includes these proteins:
- the COX8A gene encoding cytochrome c oxidase subunit 8A, mitochondrial codes for MSALTPLLLRGLTGPARRLLVPRAQVHSKPPREQLGTMDLAIGLTSCFLCILLPAGWVLSHLESYKKRE; via the exons ATGTCTGCGCTGACGCCGCTACTGCTGAGGGGCCTAACGGGCCCGGCCCGGCGGCTCCTGGTGCCGCGCGCCCAGGTCCATTCCAAGCCTCCGCGGGAGCAGCTCGGGACCATG GATCTCGCCATTGGGCTCACCTCCTGCTTCCTGTGCATCCTCCTGCCGGCCGGCTGGGTCTTGTCTCACCTGGAGAGCTACAAGAAGCGGGAGTGA